The Streptomyces sp. NBC_00236 DNA window CGGTGGCGGAGGCGAGGTTGTCGATGAAGTCGGCGAGGGTGGCGTTGCCGAACTTGTGGCGGGCGAAGTGGGTGTTGATGCCGGCCAGGAAGTCCTTTTCGCCGAGCCAGGCGACGAGTTGGCGCAGGGCGGATGCGCCCTTGGCGTAGGAGATGCCGTCGAAGTTGAGCATCGCGGAGGCGGTGTCGGGGACGGCGGCGGGGTCGGGGGCGACGGGGTGGGTGGAGGGGCGCTGGTCGGCGTCGTATCCCCAGCCCTTGCGGGCGACGCCGAAGTCGACCCAGGTGTCGGTGAAGCGGGTGGCTTCGGCGAGGGTCTGGTAGCCCATGTACTCGGCGAAGGACTCGTTGAGCCAGATGTCGTCCCACCAGGCGAGGGTGACGAGGTCGCCGAACCACATGTGGGCCATTTCGTGGGCGATGACCATGCCGCGGGTCTGGCGTTCGGTGTCGGTGACGGCGGAGCGGTAGATGAATTCGTCGCGGAAGGTGACGAGGCCGGGGTTCTCCATGGCGCCCGCGTTGAATTCGGGGACGAAGGCCTGGTCGTAGGAGTCGAACGGGTAGGGCTCGTCGAACTTCTCCTGGAACCGGTCGAAGCAGGCGCGGGTGATGTCGAGGATCTCGTCGGCGTCGGCGTCGAGGTGGGGGGCCAGGGAGCGGCGGCAGTGGATGCCGAAGGGCAGTCCGGCGTGTTCGGTGGTCACGGAGTGCCAGGGGCCTGCGGCGACGGCGACGAGGTAGGTGGAGACGGGGGGTGTGGGGGCGAGGGTCCAGTGGCCGTCGCCGGTGTGTTCGGCGATGCCGTTGCCGAGGACGGTCCAGCCTTCGGGGGCGGTGACGGTGAGGGCGAAGACGGATTTGAGGTCGGGCTGGTCGAACGCGGCGAAGACGCGCTGGACGTCTTCCATGAAGAGCTGGGTGTAGACGTACGTCTCGTTGTCGGTGGGGTCGGTGAAGCGGTGCATGCCTTCGCCGGTGCGGGAGTAGCGCATGGCGGCGTCGATGCGCAGTTCGTGGGGGCCGGCGGTGAGGGCGGTGAGGGGGAAGCGGTTCTCGGTGAGGCCGGCGGGGTCCAGTGCGTGTCCGTCGAGGCTGATGGAGCGCAAGGTGGCGGGCTTGAGCTCGACGAAGGTGTCACCTGCGGCGAGGGCGGTGAACTGGATGACGGTACGGGAGTCGAAGGTCTCCTCCCCCGCGGTCAGATCGAGGTCGATCGTGTACCGCTGTACGTCGAGGAACTGGGCTCGGGCCTGCGCTTCATCGCGCGTCAGTACGGACATGGGGGCCATGCTGCCGTATGGGGCGGGCGGTGTGCAGGCGGGTTCTCGCAGGGCTGACGCGGCCCGTCGGGGTCCTTTGAGGGCTAAGATTCTTGATGACGTGTACGTGTGGGGAGGGGTGCGGGATGGCGAAGGACCAGGACGCGGTGGCGTCGATCGTCGCGGACTGGCGGCGGGAGCGGCCCGAGCTGGATACGGCTCCGCTGGAGGTGTTCGGCCGGCTGCACCGGGCGTTTCTGCGCTACAGCGCGGCGATCTCGCGGCCGGTGGAGCGCAAGGGCCTGTCGATGGCCGGTTTCGATGTGCTGACGGCGCTGCGGCGGGCGGGGGCGCCGTTCCGGCGTACGGCGGGTGAGCTGGCCGATTCGGGGTTGATCAGTTCGGCGGGGGTGACGTTGCGGATCGACCGTCTGGAGAAGGACGGGCTGATCCGTCGGGAGCGGGATCCGCAGGACCGCCGGGTGGTGCACTCTCGGCTGACGGACGAGGGTCTGTCGCTGATCGACGAGTTGTTCTCGGAGCATCTGGACAATGAGCGGCGGATGTTGGCGGGGTTGTCGCCTGCGGAGTGTGCGCAGTTGGCGGGGCTGCTGGAGAAGCTGGAGCGGTCTGT harbors:
- the pepN gene encoding aminopeptidase N, translating into MSVLTRDEAQARAQFLDVQRYTIDLDLTAGEETFDSRTVIQFTALAAGDTFVELKPATLRSISLDGHALDPAGLTENRFPLTALTAGPHELRIDAAMRYSRTGEGMHRFTDPTDNETYVYTQLFMEDVQRVFAAFDQPDLKSVFALTVTAPEGWTVLGNGIAEHTGDGHWTLAPTPPVSTYLVAVAAGPWHSVTTEHAGLPFGIHCRRSLAPHLDADADEILDITRACFDRFQEKFDEPYPFDSYDQAFVPEFNAGAMENPGLVTFRDEFIYRSAVTDTERQTRGMVIAHEMAHMWFGDLVTLAWWDDIWLNESFAEYMGYQTLAEATRFTDTWVDFGVARKGWGYDADQRPSTHPVAPDPAAVPDTASAMLNFDGISYAKGASALRQLVAWLGEKDFLAGINTHFARHKFGNATLADFIDNLASATDRDVHSWADQWLRTTGVDTLTPHIGENDTTWSLTVDHHGTRPHHITVGTYDHAINTQSGPDRLVLRDRFDIGIPPQNTPQDSDRTTTRPGRRPALVVLNDNDLTYAKIRLDPDSWTTLQAGLSGIPDPLTRAVVWNAARDMVRDGELAPTTYLEAARTHLPHETDLALLQGVLAFADTQVAARYITPEDRPAALATLTALTRDLIRRTEDGTHPGLRLTAVRHFIDAATQPDTIHGWLTEGTVPGGPELDPELRWRILTRLAVLGATDEQAIAAELEADPSATGQEGAARCRAALPTPEAKAAAWHAMFTDDTLSNYLFTATAQGFWQPEQTDLVAAYVPRYYPDATALAVRRGPAIADAAGRYAFPAYAIDADSLHLGDQALTDQALIPALRRKLTDQIDDLRRALSVRNTH
- a CDS encoding MarR family winged helix-turn-helix transcriptional regulator; its protein translation is MAKDQDAVASIVADWRRERPELDTAPLEVFGRLHRAFLRYSAAISRPVERKGLSMAGFDVLTALRRAGAPFRRTAGELADSGLISSAGVTLRIDRLEKDGLIRRERDPQDRRVVHSRLTDEGLSLIDELFSEHLDNERRMLAGLSPAECAQLAGLLEKLERSVLAAESGE